The Desulfobacterales bacterium genome includes the window GCCGCCCAAAAGCGCCGGGCATCCGAAGTCAGCGGGTTGTTTTTAAAACGCACCCGTTTTTCGGAATATCCCCCGGCGCCGAAGCAAACCTGTTCGGCGAAACCACCCTGAATGGCAAAGCGGGTGATTACTCTCGCCACAGACGCCGGCAACGGGGAGGTGTGGATATCGATCATCGGGGATATAAGCGCCGCTTTACTAAAGGCATCGGGCTGCGCACGAAAAAATCTTAGCGCGATATGCCCCCCCATGGAGTGAGCCAGAAGAAAGAGGGGCCGATGACCTCGGGGATGAAGGATCTTCCGATAAAAAACCGACAAATCGGCAAGATAATCTTCATAACAGGCTACATACCCCTTGTGGGGGTCTGGAAGCTGGCGTAAAGATCCGCCCTGCCCCCGCCAATCCAGGCTGTAAACATCAAACCCGCGTTCGTTCAATTCCCCGACGGTTTCCAAATGCTTCTCCATAAACTCGGCACGGCCGTTTAAAAGCAACAGGGTTCCCCGGCGCCGCTCGGTTTCGGACGGCCAAAATCCATAACGCAGGGTCATATCGGGAGTCGTTTGAATGGTGGCAAAGGGTGAATTCATTGTGATCAAAGTCTCTTGTTGCAAGTGAACAGGGAATAAGCGCTTTTCGCCCATCCCGTCAAGCAAAAAGCCTTGGCTTGCTTGCCCGTTCGCATTTCACTTTTTTTATGAAGCCCGCTTGACCGGACCGATACGTTACCGTATGGTTCAGGCAATCGTCATACCTTGTCGCGCACCTGAAATATGCCACCAGGTGACAGGGCTTTGAACCATTTACCGCGGATGCAATGACATGGGAATCCACTCTCACACTTTTGTAGAGGAATATGCCGGCCTGGTTGGATTTGGACTGGACCGGCAAACCGATGAAAACACGGTGATTTATTATCTGCAAAAATTCAGCGACGATGCGCTGATCAAGCACCTGATTCCTAAATTGCCGAATCGTGCCCTGGAAGATATTTTCAACCTGATCAACCGAATGCTCAAAGAAAATCTCTCGGAATCCGAATACCACCGGTTCTTTCTAAAGGATGGCATCGAATGATTCAGAAATTGATGATAGTTTATCCATTCGAAAGCGGCAGCTGGCCGAGCGATGGGATTCTCAAATAGGTACATACTAATGGAGGACAATCCATGCTGACGGAAAAACAACTTCAGCGTTATGCGGACGTTTTGCTGTGGGGGCTTCACACCGCCCGTAATGGCCGAATCAAAAAAAATGAGGTCGTTTTAATCCGGTATGATATGCCGGCGATTCGGCTGGCCGAAATTTTGTACGCCAAGCTGCTTGAAATGGGAATTCATCCGATTCAGCGGGCGGGCTTAACGCCGGTTATGGAAAAGCAGTTCTACACATCGGCCAATTCAAAGCAACTCGTCTTTCGCGTACCCGGCGATGATGCCTTGTACCAACATCTCAACGGCAGCATTTTTCTCCATGCCCCGGTGTCTATCACGCACCTTGCGGATACGGATCCGTCAAAAATCGCGAAAGCAACCGTCGCTAAGAAATACCTGAGGGACATTTTAGACAGCCGCGAGGAAAAGGGGCTTTTCAGTTGGACCTTGTGTACGCTGCCCACAGCGGAACTATCCCGTCAGGCGGGCATGGGCATAAAAGCCTACGGCGCTCAAATCGCAAAAGCGTGCTTTCTGGACCGGAAAGACCCTGTCCATCACTGGCGCGAAATTCATCGCGCGGCCGGCGAAATAAAAGATCGGCTCAACCGGCTGGCCATCGACCATTTCCATATCGAGTCAAGCGATGTCGATTTAACGGTCACTCCCGGCGCGAAAAGAAAATGGCTCGGCATTTCAGGGCATAACATACCGAGTTTTGAGCTTTTTCTTTCACCCGATTGGCACGGCACGCACGGCCGCTACTACGCGGACCAACCCTCTTATCGCAGCGGAAACTATGTCCGGGGGGTCCGGCTTGAATTTGCCAATGGAAAAGCCGTCTCCGTCCGCGCCGAGGTGGGTGAGGCGTTCGTCAACCATCAGCTCTCCATGGACAGCGGCGCGTGCCGAATTGGCGAATTCTCATTGACCGATAAACGCTTTTCCCGAATCAATGCCTTTATGGCAAACACCCTTTATGACGAAAATTACGGTGGGAAATTCGGGAATTGCCATATTGCGCTCGGTGCGTCCTATTCTGACTCATTTAACGGCGCCCCCGCCTCTCTTACGCCCGAACTGAAGAAAAAATTGGGTTTCAACCACTCGGCACTTCACTGGGATCTTGTCAATACACAACCCAAACGCGTCACCGCCCATTTGAAATCAGGTGGCAGAACCGTTATTTACGAAAATGGTCTATTTCTTTAAGCGCCCGAACGGCCATCATCACACGGCTCTATGGATTCGGCCAACCTGGCGTGTTCGGCCGTGGTGGACAATTCACATACCGGCAGGGGCAGCACCGTCATCTGCCGGCCGCAACATTTCGGGGGAGAGTCTTTCGAATCGGCAAGCACTTTCCGGCTGCCGCAATTTTCACAGGTAAAGGTCTTCGAGTTGTTCATGGCATCCTCCTTTTTGCGGGTAAATCGGGCACTGCATTCCTTATTGATTAAACCCCGTATCAGCAACATGCACGCTTTTGCGTGTATATTCGCCGAAGGTGAAAGATTGCTTTTATGCATCCCAGCATTCCAGCATCCGGCTTTGCCGGATTAGGAGACACCCGCTTATTTCCTTTTAACTTAGCCTATGGTAATCAACACCGTCGACATAATCAAGGAACAGCGGGAAATATTAATTGCGTATTTTACCCATCTTCAGTAGAAAGTGGCGTTTTTTTGCCCAATGATATGAACAGGAGCTCGGCATGCGTGTTTTAATCACCGGCGGCGCCGGATTTATCGGATCACACCTCACAGAAGCATACTTGAAAAACGGGGACACGGTGTATATCGTTGATAATCTGTCAACCGGCGCCCTGAATAATATAAAATTGTTTCAGAAAGATGTACGATATAAAAACCGGCTTCACATGTACACGGACACCATTTTTAACTACGATCTGATGCTGGAGTTAGTAGGGACTTGCGATGTTGTCTTTCACTTGGCCGCTGCGGTCGGCGTTCGCTACATACTTGACAACCCACTTGAATCCATCAAAGTCAATATTCATGGAACGGAAAACGTACTTGAGCTCTGCGCCAAATTTAAAAAAAAGGTATTGATCGCTTCCTCATCGGAGGTCTACGGAAAGCATACGCATGCGCCCTTGGTCGAAACCGATAATATTATTTATGGGCCGTCTACCAAATTCCGGTGGAGCTATGCAGCCTCAAAATTAATCGATGAATTTACGGCGCTGGCCTATTATCGCACCAAGGGACTCGAAGTGGTCATCGCCCGCCTGTTCAATACGGTAGGGCCCCGCCAAACCGGCGCATACGGGATGGTGTTGCCCAGATTCGTCAGCCAGGCGCTTAAAAACGAGCCGCTCCAAGTGTATGGCGACGGCACACAAACTCGCACCTTCACGTACGTCAAAGACGTGGTTCAGGCACTCATATCGCTTATGGATTCGAACCACACGGCCGGAGAAGTGTTTAATATCGGAGGGGATGAAGAAACCACCATTTTACAGTTGGCTGAAAAAACTATCGCGGCGGCGCAATCCGAGTCGATTATAAAGATTATCCCTTATGATGAGGTGTTCGAAAAAGATTTTGAGGATATGCAGCGGCGGGTGCCGGGCATCGATAAAATACGGAAAGCCGTTGGATTTGAGCCCAAAACGGACCTGGATACGATTCTAAACCAGGTGATCAATTATGCCCGGCAGAATTAGGTCCTACGCCTTCCGGGAAAACCCGCCGAAGATGCGCCAAAAGTTCATATATGGAAAAGGGTTTGGGGAGTATCAAATCAAAATCATGCGTCCCCAAAAGTGCAGGGGTTCCGGACATGGCGATAACGGGGGTCTTTTTTTTATCCGACCTGCGAATATGGTTAACAACCTCGACACCACCAAATCGGGGCATCATCACATCCGTCAAAACGACATCAATATGGAATTGATCAAACAGCGCAACGCCTTGCTCACCACCTACCGCAACCAGCACCTCAAAGCCAAAACGGGTCAATGCCCGATGCAGCATGTCGGTAATGGCTTTCTCATCATCAATAACTAGAACAGTACCCACAATCAGACCACAACAGCATTAGGAAAATATTAACAGCGCAGGGGACGGTTTTTTTCTCGATACAGCGGAATAATACCAATTTTCCCATTTGTCAACTTAAATTTGAGTACTTAAATTTGAGAATTTTTTGGAAAATTCACCACTGAAAACAGATGACCGTTTCGTCAAATTTTATATTTTCCAAAAGCGTCCGGAGAAAGGCTTTCTAAATATTCCGCCCACTTCTTGCCCTCCAGGCTCTTATCGGTCAGCTCGCCTTCCGGCCCCTGTATTTTCGATTTTTCGATCACCTTGTCGTCAA containing:
- a CDS encoding aminopeptidase, whose product is MLTEKQLQRYADVLLWGLHTARNGRIKKNEVVLIRYDMPAIRLAEILYAKLLEMGIHPIQRAGLTPVMEKQFYTSANSKQLVFRVPGDDALYQHLNGSIFLHAPVSITHLADTDPSKIAKATVAKKYLRDILDSREEKGLFSWTLCTLPTAELSRQAGMGIKAYGAQIAKACFLDRKDPVHHWREIHRAAGEIKDRLNRLAIDHFHIESSDVDLTVTPGAKRKWLGISGHNIPSFELFLSPDWHGTHGRYYADQPSYRSGNYVRGVRLEFANGKAVSVRAEVGEAFVNHQLSMDSGACRIGEFSLTDKRFSRINAFMANTLYDENYGGKFGNCHIALGASYSDSFNGAPASLTPELKKKLGFNHSALHWDLVNTQPKRVTAHLKSGGRTVIYENGLFL
- a CDS encoding cytoplasmic protein — encoded protein: MGIHSHTFVEEYAGLVGFGLDRQTDENTVIYYLQKFSDDALIKHLIPKLPNRALEDIFNLINRMLKENLSESEYHRFFLKDGIE
- a CDS encoding GDP-mannose 4,6-dehydratase, encoding MRVLITGGAGFIGSHLTEAYLKNGDTVYIVDNLSTGALNNIKLFQKDVRYKNRLHMYTDTIFNYDLMLELVGTCDVVFHLAAAVGVRYILDNPLESIKVNIHGTENVLELCAKFKKKVLIASSSEVYGKHTHAPLVETDNIIYGPSTKFRWSYAASKLIDEFTALAYYRTKGLEVVIARLFNTVGPRQTGAYGMVLPRFVSQALKNEPLQVYGDGTQTRTFTYVKDVVQALISLMDSNHTAGEVFNIGGDEETTILQLAEKTIAAAQSESIIKIIPYDEVFEKDFEDMQRRVPGIDKIRKAVGFEPKTDLDTILNQVINYARQN
- a CDS encoding alpha/beta hydrolase yields the protein MNSPFATIQTTPDMTLRYGFWPSETERRRGTLLLLNGRAEFMEKHLETVGELNERGFDVYSLDWRGQGGSLRQLPDPHKGYVACYEDYLADLSVFYRKILHPRGHRPLFLLAHSMGGHIALRFFRAQPDAFSKAALISPMIDIHTSPLPASVARVITRFAIQGGFAEQVCFGAGGYSEKRVRFKNNPLTSDARRFWAAQDIMRQNPHLTVGSVTWAWLAATFRSIDRLKRKGEAERIQTPLLMICAQKDRIVSLSAQRLISLRLPNCRFTILPGARHEILCETDAIRACFWKEFDAFFGKKGLP
- a CDS encoding response regulator; protein product: MGTVLVIDDEKAITDMLHRALTRFGFEVLVAVGGEQGVALFDQFHIDVVLTDVMMPRFGGVEVVNHIRRSDKKKTPVIAMSGTPALLGTHDFDLILPKPFSIYELLAHLRRVFPEGVGPNSAGHN